Part of the Clostridium sporogenes genome, TAAATGTGACATAAAAACCATAAAAGTATAAGTTTCAATTTATAAAATTTTTCTTTGTCTTTTATTTCTGATATTGAAATATATATTAATGGTATTGTTAAAATAGATATTAGTAATGACATAATAACTCCTAATAAAATTCTTTCTATAAAATAATATGTTTTTTATTTATAATAATTACAATATAAAAGTATTTAAAATGTTTTATAAATAAATTAAAGTGATATAATATTAGGTGGATTAATACTTTGTTTGGAGGTTTATAAATGAAAAGCAATTTTTCTGAGTTTAAGAACTTTATTAAATATAAAAAAGTAGCAGTGGTAGGTATAGGGGTAAGCAATAGACCTTTAATAAAATTTTTAGTTAAGTTAGGAGCAAAAGTAACTGCTTTTGACAAAAAATATAGAGAAAAATTAGGCAGTATAAGTGCTGAATTAGAAGAGATAGGTGTAGATTTAGTATTAGGTGAAAATTATTTAGATAAATTAGATGGATATGATGTTATTTTTAAAACTCCATCTATGAGAATAGATAGATCAGAATTTGTTAAGGCAAAAGAAGCTGGAGCTTATATCACATCAGAGATGGAAGAATTTATAAAATATTGTCCAGCTAAGATTTTTGGTGTAACAGGAAGTGATGGTAAAACAACCACTACAACATTAGTTTATGAAATGTTAAAAAAAGAAGGCTATAAAACTTGGGTAGGGGGAAATATAGGGACACCTTTATTTGCCAATATTGAAGAAATGAAGGAAGATCATATGGTTGTATTAGAACTATCAAGTTTTCAGCTTATGACAATGGATGTATCACCAGAGATTTCTTTAATAACTAATTTAAGTCCTAATCATTTAGATGTGCATAAAGATTTTGAGGAGTATGTAGAGGCTAAAAAAAATATATTTAAATATGAAGAAAATAATGATTTGCTAGTATTGAACAAAGATGATGAATTAACTAATAGAATGGAGAAAGAAGCTTTAGGAAATATTTTAAAGTTTAGTCTTGTAGAAAAAGTATATGATGGAGCTTGTTTATCAAATAATAAGCTTACTATACTAGGAAAAGAAGTTTGTGATTCTAAAGATATAAAACTTAAAGGTAGGCACAATATAGCTAACTTACTAGCTGCCTTTTGTATGGTAAATAAGTATGTATCAATAGATAGTATGAAATATGTAGCTACAAATTTTTTAGGTGTAGAACATAGATGTGAATTTATAAGAGAAGTTAATGGTGTTAAATATTATAATGATTCAATAGCATCAAGTCCTAGTAGAACTTTAGCAGGATTGAATGCTTTTGAAAAGCCTGTAATATTAATAGCTGGTGGATATGATAAAAAGATACCTTTTGAACCTCTAGCAGAGGAAGGATATGATAAAATTAAAACTTTGATATTAATGGGAGATACTAAAAGCAAAATAAAATCAGCTTTTGAAAAGGTGATTTTAGATAAAAAGTGTAAGATAGAAATAGTTATGGTAAATAGTATGGAGGAAGCTGTAAAGGTAGCTGATGATATATCAGAAAAAGGAGATATAATAACTTTATCACCAGCTTGTGCTAGCTTTGACATGTATCCTAACTTTGAAATAAGAGGAAATGAATTTAGAAATATGGTAAATAGTCTATAAATATATGTAATAAAGATCCTATTAACTTTTAAATTTTAAGGTTAATAGGATCTTTGTTTGTGGTTTGATAAGCAATAAAAGAAATATTAGGTATTAACCTGTCCTGGTGTATCAATACACGAAAAAAGCTAAAAATTATAAAAAAATGTAGAATAACAAATTTAATTTATGAAAATTACATTTTTACAAGAAGAAGACAGTAAGAAATGTGATAGAATAAATCTCGTCCTTAAGACAACGGTTTGAAGGACACAAAAGTAACAAAAGCTTTCAAAAACAAATTTGAAAAAAGTTCTTGACAAAGAACAACAAATTTGATAAGATATAAAAGTCGCTGAGGCGATGTGGTCTTTGAAAATTAAACAGAGAATTAACAAGAAACATTCTTGTAACAGCCAGTAAGATAAGGTAATAAACCTTGTCAATGAATTTGAGAAGAGATTAAACTTTAAAATTGAGAGTTTGATCCTGGCTCAGGACGAACGCTGGCGGCGTGCTTAACACATGCAAGTCGAGCGATGAAGCTTCCTTCGGGAAGTGGATTAGCGGCGGACGGGTGAGTAACACGTGGGTAACCTGCCTCAAAGTGGGGGATAGCCTTCCGAAAGGAAGATTAATACCGCATAACATAAGAGAATCGCATGATTTTCTTATCAAAGATTTATTGCTTTGAGATGGACCCGCGGCGCATTAGCTAGTTGGTAAGGTAACGGCTTACCAAGGCAACGATGCGTAGCCGACCTGAGAGGGTGATCGGCCACATTGGAACTGAGACACGGTCCAGACTCCTACGGGAGGCAGCAGTGGGGAATATTGCGCAATGGGGGAAACCCTGACGCAGCAACGCCGCGTGGGTGATGAAGGTCTTCGGATTGTAAAGCCCTGTTTTCTGGGACGATAATGACGGTACCAGAGGAGGAAGCCACGGCTAACTACGTGCCAGCAGCCGCGGTAATACGTAGGTGGCGAGCGTTGTCCGGATTTACTGGGCGTAAAGGGTGCGTAGGCGGATGTTTAAGTGGGATGTGAAATCCCCGGGCTTAACCTGGGGGCTGCATTCCAAACTGGATATCTAGAGTGCAGGAGAGGAAAGCGGAATTCCTAGTGTAGCGGTGAAATGCGTAGAGATTAGGAAGAACACCAGTGGCGAAGGCGGCTTTCTGGACTGTAACTGACGCTGAGGCACGAAAGCGTGGGTAGCAAACAGGATTAGATACCCTGGTAGTCCACGCCGTAAACGATGGATACTAGGTGTAGGGGGTATCAACTCCCCCTGTGCCGCAGTTAACACAATAAGTATCCCGCCTGGGGAGTACGGTCGCAAGATTAAAACTCAAAGGAATTGACGGGGGCCCGCACAAGCAGCGGAGCATGTGGTTTAATTCGAAGCAACGCGAAGAACCTTACCTGGACTTGACATCCCTTGCATAGCCTAGAGATAGGTGAAGCCCTTCGGGGCAAGGAGACAGGTGGTGCATGGTTGTCGTCAGCTCGTGTCGTGAGATGTTAGGTTAAGTCCTGCAACGAGCGCAACCCTTGTTATTAGTTGCTACCATTAAGTTGAGCACTCTAATGAGACTGCCTGGGTAACCAGGAGGAAGGTGGGGATGACGTCAAATCATCATGCCCCTTATGTCCAGGGCTACACACGTGCT contains:
- the murD gene encoding UDP-N-acetylmuramoyl-L-alanine--D-glutamate ligase, with product MKSNFSEFKNFIKYKKVAVVGIGVSNRPLIKFLVKLGAKVTAFDKKYREKLGSISAELEEIGVDLVLGENYLDKLDGYDVIFKTPSMRIDRSEFVKAKEAGAYITSEMEEFIKYCPAKIFGVTGSDGKTTTTTLVYEMLKKEGYKTWVGGNIGTPLFANIEEMKEDHMVVLELSSFQLMTMDVSPEISLITNLSPNHLDVHKDFEEYVEAKKNIFKYEENNDLLVLNKDDELTNRMEKEALGNILKFSLVEKVYDGACLSNNKLTILGKEVCDSKDIKLKGRHNIANLLAAFCMVNKYVSIDSMKYVATNFLGVEHRCEFIREVNGVKYYNDSIASSPSRTLAGLNAFEKPVILIAGGYDKKIPFEPLAEEGYDKIKTLILMGDTKSKIKSAFEKVILDKKCKIEIVMVNSMEEAVKVADDISEKGDIITLSPACASFDMYPNFEIRGNEFRNMVNSL